The sequence TCGAAAATATAACAACGATCCTGAATATCACGGAATTCTTGTTCAATTGCCTTTGCCGGGGCATATCGACGAAAATCGAGTAATCGAAACCATTGTCCCTTCGAAAGATGTTGACGGATTTCATCCGCAGAACGTTGGAAATCTTGTTATCGGAAAAGACACTTTCTATCCGTGCACTCCTTACGGCATAGTTGAAATTCTTAAAAGATATGATATCGAAACGAGCGGAAAACACGTCGTAGTGGTCGGCAGAAGCAATATAGTCGGCAAGCCGGTGGCAAACATGATGTTGCAGAAAAAAGAAGGAGCTAATTCGATTGTTACCGTATGTCATTCGGCCGCCAAAGACCTGTCGCGTTTTACTAAAGAAGCCGATATTCTGATTGCCGCCATAGGCAGACCTAAATTTATTAAAGCGTCAATGGTAAAGGAAGGCGCGGTTGTAATCGATGTCGGCATTAACAGAATTGAGGATAAAACTACTAAATCAGGATACCGGCTCGTAGGAGATGTGGATTATGAAGAAGTTTTTGAAAAAGCTTCATATATTACTCCGGTGCCGGGCGGAGTAGGGTTAATGACGCGCGCAATGCTATTACGCAACACTTTCGAAGCATACCAAAAGATAATGGGTAATTAATATGGAATCGAATCTTCTTGACAAAATAATTTCACAAGTGCTCGTTGAAAAATCGCTACAGGAATTTTATTGTAAAGGCGGAACATGCGAAGGCTGGGAGCGTAATGTAGTCGATCAGCCGATTGCAGTTAAAAATATTATCGACAACGGAGCCGACCGTATTGCCGCAGGTATGGGCGTAGGAGACGAAATTCCCGATAAGTCGATTGCGCGTATGATCGATCACACGCTTTTAAAACCGGAAACCACGCCCGACGATATAAAAAAATTATGCGAGGAAGCCAGGACATATCATTTCGCGTCGGTATGCGTTAATCCTTGTTTTGTTTCCTTATGCAGAGAGTTGCTGCAGGGCTCGGATGTTAAAGTTTGTACGGTTATCGGATTCCCGCTCGGAGCGACAACTACCGAAGTAAAAAGATTCGAGGCGGAGCAGGCATTGAAAAACGGAGCGCAGGAAATCGATATGGTTATCAACGTAGGTATGCTTAAACAGGGTAATTATGACTATGTCTTCAACGATATTAATCAGGTCGTGCTCGCGGCAAAAAAATACAACGCCGTATGCAAAGTTATTATCGAAACGGCTCTCCTTACCGATGAAGAAAAAGTTAAAGCATGTATAATAAGCAAAGAAGCCAAGGCTGATTTTGTAAAAACATCAACGGGATTCAGTAAAGGAGGCGCAACCGCAGGCGATGTTGCGTTGATGAAATACGTAGTAGGATCATCGGTAGGCGTGAAGGCGTCCGGGGGAATCAGAACTGCCGAGGACGCCATGTTGATGATTAAAAGCGGAGCCGACAGAATAGGCGCAAGCGCTAGCGTTAAAATCGTAAAAGGCGAATCGAATACAGGCGGCGGTTATTAATGGTTCTCGATTTAATCGTTTTGAAAACCGACGACGGCTACACTGCCGAAATTCCTTCTATGAAAGGTTGCGAAAGCTGGGCTCATTCCGAAGACGAGGCTATTGATAAAACTTTGGAACTCTTACGGTTTTATCTGCATGTTAAATCCGATTTTAAATTCAAAATAGACAGGGCAAGGAAAGAAGGAAATCAAATTGTTTATAAGGTAATCTTCAACAAAGATTTATGAGAAAATTTCGTACCGAAAGCAGAATAAAAAAAATTTCCGAAACGATCAGGAATCGTCAGTTTTCGCTTAGAGTCGTAATTGAAAATGTACACGACCCGCACAACGTAAGCGCAGTATTCAGAACGTGTGACGCGGTCGGAGTTCCGAAAGTTTCACTGATTTATACAGTGGAAGAATTTCCTAAAATAAGCAAGGTAACTTCGGCTTCGGCTAACAAGTGGATCGAAACCGAAAAATTCAATAGTATCCAAGAAGGTATCGACTCTCTACATAAGGAAGGCTTCAAAGTTTATGCAAGCTATCTCGATAAAAATGCAATCAATCTTTATGACCTCGATTTGACGGGCAAAGTAGCTCTGGTTTTCGGAAACGAACACAGAGGAATTTCCGAGGAGATGAAAGAACAAGCGGACGGACTTTTCTACATACCGATGTACGGAATGATTCAAAGTTTGAATATTTCGGTAGCCGCGGCAGTTACTCTTTACGAAGCTCAACGACAGAGAAAAGTAAAAGGAATGTACGACAAAAGCGAGCTCACCGAGGAAGAAATAAATAAACTTATCGACGATTGGTGCGAAAAATGATTCAAAAATTCGAAAAAGTAAATAAAATTAAAGGCGAACTTCGACTGCCTGGCGACAAGTCGATTTCTCACAGATCCGTAATGTTTGCTTCGATGGCTGAGGGCAAATCGCTGATCAAAAATTGCTCTAACTCCGCAGACGTTAATTCTACAATTGAATGTTTTAAAAAATTGGGCGCTCTTATAGAAAAGAAAGGCGAATTATTAATAGTCAACGGAGCGGGCAGCCGTAATTTCAAAGAACCCCCGTCTGAATTATATGCCGGCAATTCAGGCACAACGGCGCGTTTGATTACCGGTATTTTGGCGGCGCAGAATTTTAAAACGGTAATAACGGGAGACGAATCTCTTTCTAAACGGCCGATGAAAAGAATTATAGAACCGCTGAGTCGAATGGGAGCCGCAATCGAAGCCTCCGATACGGGAACTCTCCCCATTACAATTTATCCTTCGGATAATCTTCATGCTATCGAGTATGAATTGAAAGTACCGAGCGCGCAGGTTAAAAGCGCCGTCATTCTTGCGGCATTGCACCTGGATCAAACAACGGTTATTTACGAGCCGGTTCCCACTCGAAATCATACCGAAATAATGCTCGGACTGGAAACAGAGTTATATAAGAACGGAAAAAAGATTTACGCTTCTGCAATAAATTATCCCGAGCCCTTTGAAATGACAGTCCCGTCGGATATATCCACGGCGGCTTTCTTTATTGCGCTTACTCTCCTTGTACCCGGTTCGGAGCTTGTCATAAAAAACGTTTCGTTAAACGAAACGCGTACGGGCATCCTTGCCGTATTGAAAATGATGGGCGCCAATATTTTGATTGAAAACGAAGCATCCGAAAACGGAGAAAAAACGGGCGACATCCGCATTTTATCGAGCGATCTTGTTAATACTGAAATCTCGGAAGAAATCATTCCAAACATCATCGACGAAATCCCGATATTATCCGTAGCCGGAGTTTTTGCGGAAGGAAACTTCAGAATAAACCATGCAAAAGAATTACGATATAAAGAATCCGAC comes from Melioribacter roseus P3M-2 and encodes:
- the aroA gene encoding 3-phosphoshikimate 1-carboxyvinyltransferase; the protein is MIQKFEKVNKIKGELRLPGDKSISHRSVMFASMAEGKSLIKNCSNSADVNSTIECFKKLGALIEKKGELLIVNGAGSRNFKEPPSELYAGNSGTTARLITGILAAQNFKTVITGDESLSKRPMKRIIEPLSRMGAAIEASDTGTLPITIYPSDNLHAIEYELKVPSAQVKSAVILAALHLDQTTVIYEPVPTRNHTEIMLGLETELYKNGKKIYASAINYPEPFEMTVPSDISTAAFFIALTLLVPGSELVIKNVSLNETRTGILAVLKMMGANILIENEASENGEKTGDIRILSSDLVNTEISEEIIPNIIDEIPILSVAGVFAEGNFRINHAKELRYKESDRIAALCSNYKKLGLDVEEFEDGFEVGGNIKNNHVLFESYGDHRIAMAFAVMSMALERGGSVNEFESVAVSNPDFLKQLNEIVA
- a CDS encoding type II toxin-antitoxin system HicB family antitoxin codes for the protein MVLDLIVLKTDDGYTAEIPSMKGCESWAHSEDEAIDKTLELLRFYLHVKSDFKFKIDRARKEGNQIVYKVIFNKDL
- a CDS encoding TrmH family RNA methyltransferase, with translation MRKFRTESRIKKISETIRNRQFSLRVVIENVHDPHNVSAVFRTCDAVGVPKVSLIYTVEEFPKISKVTSASANKWIETEKFNSIQEGIDSLHKEGFKVYASYLDKNAINLYDLDLTGKVALVFGNEHRGISEEMKEQADGLFYIPMYGMIQSLNISVAAAVTLYEAQRQRKVKGMYDKSELTEEEINKLIDDWCEK
- the folD gene encoding bifunctional methylenetetrahydrofolate dehydrogenase/methenyltetrahydrofolate cyclohydrolase FolD, whose translation is MAVILDGKKIASDIKAELKESIRKLKSEGKTVPGLVAILVGDNPASKVYVSSKSKDCEEIGIKSKVESLPEDTTEDELLNLIRKYNNDPEYHGILVQLPLPGHIDENRVIETIVPSKDVDGFHPQNVGNLVIGKDTFYPCTPYGIVEILKRYDIETSGKHVVVVGRSNIVGKPVANMMLQKKEGANSIVTVCHSAAKDLSRFTKEADILIAAIGRPKFIKASMVKEGAVVIDVGINRIEDKTTKSGYRLVGDVDYEEVFEKASYITPVPGGVGLMTRAMLLRNTFEAYQKIMGN
- the deoC gene encoding deoxyribose-phosphate aldolase; amino-acid sequence: MGVGDEIPDKSIARMIDHTLLKPETTPDDIKKLCEEARTYHFASVCVNPCFVSLCRELLQGSDVKVCTVIGFPLGATTTEVKRFEAEQALKNGAQEIDMVINVGMLKQGNYDYVFNDINQVVLAAKKYNAVCKVIIETALLTDEEKVKACIISKEAKADFVKTSTGFSKGGATAGDVALMKYVVGSSVGVKASGGIRTAEDAMLMIKSGADRIGASASVKIVKGESNTGGGY